The Leucobacter chromiiresistens genome has a window encoding:
- the gatC gene encoding Asp-tRNA(Asn)/Glu-tRNA(Gln) amidotransferase subunit GatC: MPEASAASTEITADTVAHLAGLARIALTPDEIGALTSDLDSILTHIAKVGEVATPDVPATSHPIPLSNVTRPDVVSDVLTREQALANAPESTDGMFRVSSILGEEQ; this comes from the coding sequence ATGCCTGAAGCCAGCGCGGCGAGCACCGAGATCACGGCGGATACCGTCGCACATCTCGCGGGCCTCGCACGAATCGCCCTCACCCCAGACGAGATCGGCGCGCTCACGAGCGACCTCGACTCGATCCTGACCCATATCGCGAAGGTCGGCGAGGTGGCGACACCCGACGTTCCCGCGACCAGCCACCCCATTCCGCTGAGCAACGTGACGCGACCCGACGTCGTCTCCGACGTGCTGACCCGCGAGCAGGCGCTCGCGAACGCACCGGAGTCGACGGACGGCATGTTCCGCGTCTCGTCGATCCTCGGCGAAGAGCAGTGA
- the gatB gene encoding Asp-tRNA(Asn)/Glu-tRNA(Gln) amidotransferase subunit GatB produces the protein MAKIKLMDFDRALELFEPVIGLEVHVELNTKTKMFSTAPNVFGSDPNTNLAPVCLGLPGSLPVLNHEAVRYSISLGLALGCEIAEISGFARKNYFYPDMGKNYQISQYDDPIAHDGSVEIELASGRIVHVPIERAHMEEDAGKLNHVGGSTGRIQGAEYSLVDYNRAGVPLVEIVTRPIFGGEADTPEIASAYVSTIRDLVVALGISDARMERGNIRCDANVSLRPRGNEDAGMSVLGTRTETKNVNSLRSIERAVRFEIQRQAHILDAGGSITQETRHWHEDTGETSPGRPKSDADDYRYFPEPDLAPLTPERELVEELRAQLPEHPTLRRRRLRSEWQFSALEFQDLVNAGLLSTIEETVAVGVPPQTARKWWTGEIARIANERSTPSADLITPEQVASVVELVDAGTLNDKLARQVIAGIIDGEGTASEIVEARGLAIVSDDGALIEAVDAALAQQPDVLAKIRDGKVQAAGAIIGAVMKAMRGSADAARVRELVLERAASAE, from the coding sequence ATGGCCAAGATCAAGCTAATGGACTTCGATCGCGCGCTCGAACTCTTCGAACCGGTGATCGGGCTCGAGGTGCACGTCGAGCTCAACACGAAGACCAAGATGTTCTCGACGGCGCCCAATGTGTTCGGCTCCGACCCCAACACCAACCTGGCTCCGGTATGCCTCGGCCTCCCGGGTTCGCTCCCCGTGCTCAACCACGAGGCCGTGCGGTACTCGATCAGCCTCGGCCTGGCGCTCGGATGCGAGATCGCGGAGATCTCGGGGTTTGCGCGGAAGAACTACTTCTACCCCGACATGGGCAAGAACTACCAGATCTCCCAGTACGACGATCCCATCGCGCACGACGGCTCGGTGGAGATCGAGCTCGCCTCCGGCCGGATCGTCCACGTGCCGATCGAACGCGCGCACATGGAGGAGGACGCCGGCAAGCTGAACCACGTGGGCGGCTCGACCGGGCGCATCCAAGGCGCCGAGTACTCGCTGGTCGACTACAACCGCGCCGGTGTGCCGCTCGTCGAGATCGTCACGCGACCGATCTTCGGCGGCGAGGCGGACACGCCGGAGATCGCGTCCGCCTACGTGTCGACCATCCGCGACCTGGTCGTGGCGCTCGGCATCTCGGATGCGCGGATGGAGCGCGGCAACATCCGCTGCGACGCGAACGTCTCGCTGCGCCCGCGCGGCAACGAGGATGCCGGGATGTCGGTGCTCGGCACGCGCACGGAGACCAAGAACGTGAACTCCCTGCGATCGATCGAGCGGGCCGTCCGGTTCGAGATCCAGCGCCAGGCGCACATTCTCGATGCCGGCGGTTCCATCACCCAGGAGACGCGCCACTGGCACGAGGACACGGGGGAGACCTCGCCGGGGCGCCCGAAGAGCGACGCCGACGACTACCGGTACTTCCCCGAGCCCGACCTCGCGCCGCTCACCCCCGAGCGCGAACTGGTCGAGGAGCTGCGCGCGCAGCTGCCGGAGCATCCGACGCTCCGCCGCCGCCGCCTGCGCAGCGAGTGGCAGTTCTCGGCCCTCGAGTTCCAGGACCTCGTCAACGCCGGTCTGCTGTCGACCATCGAGGAGACCGTGGCGGTCGGAGTGCCGCCGCAGACCGCCCGCAAGTGGTGGACGGGTGAGATCGCGCGCATCGCGAACGAGCGGTCGACGCCGTCGGCCGACCTGATCACGCCCGAGCAGGTCGCATCCGTCGTGGAGCTCGTCGATGCGGGCACCCTCAACGACAAGCTCGCACGACAGGTCATCGCCGGCATCATCGACGGCGAGGGCACCGCCTCCGAGATCGTCGAGGCGCGCGGGCTCGCGATCGTCTCGGACGACGGCGCGCTCATCGAAGCCGTCGACGCGGCACTCGCGCAGCAGCCCGACGTGCTCGCGAAGATCCGCGACGGCAAGGTGCAGGCGGCGGGAGCGATCATCGGTGCCGTGATGAAGGCGATGCGGGGATCCGCAGACGCCGCTCGCGTCCGCGAGCTCGTGCTCGAACGGGCCGCGAGCGCCGAGTAG
- a CDS encoding DNA-3-methyladenine glycosylase I produces MAEDAETPIRAGWAAQNPLLTEYYDTEWGMPVFDDDGVFERLSLEAFQSGLSWLTILRRRDAFRLAFDGFSIERVARFGEAEVERLLHDEGIIRNRRKIVATVANAQAALRLRDGGGLAALVWSFRPERSPAPANDAEVPATSDESRALAQELKRRGFAFVGPTTVFALMTAIGVVDTHVVTSHRRGCSGLWTRDGARTAAALPFADAEPG; encoded by the coding sequence ATGGCAGAGGACGCCGAAACCCCGATACGAGCCGGCTGGGCCGCTCAGAACCCGCTGTTGACCGAGTACTACGACACCGAGTGGGGGATGCCGGTGTTCGACGACGACGGCGTATTCGAGCGGCTCTCGCTCGAAGCCTTCCAGTCGGGGCTGTCGTGGCTCACCATTCTGCGCAGGCGCGACGCCTTCAGGCTGGCGTTCGACGGCTTCTCCATCGAACGCGTGGCCCGCTTCGGAGAGGCGGAGGTCGAACGTCTGCTGCACGACGAGGGCATCATTCGTAATCGGCGGAAGATCGTGGCGACCGTCGCGAACGCTCAGGCGGCGCTGCGGCTGCGCGACGGCGGCGGGCTCGCCGCACTCGTCTGGTCGTTCCGGCCGGAGCGCTCGCCCGCTCCGGCGAACGACGCCGAAGTGCCGGCGACGTCGGACGAGTCGCGCGCGCTCGCCCAAGAGCTGAAGCGGCGGGGCTTCGCGTTCGTCGGCCCGACGACGGTATTCGCCCTCATGACCGCGATCGGCGTCGTCGACACCCACGTGGTGACGAGCCATCGTCGCGGCTGCTCGGGGCTCTGGACCCGCGATGGCGCCCGCACCGCTGCGGCGCTGCCGTTCGCGGACGCCGAGCCCGGTTGA
- the gatA gene encoding Asp-tRNA(Asn)/Glu-tRNA(Gln) amidotransferase subunit GatA, with amino-acid sequence MSDLTRLTAADLAARLASGEVSSEEATRAHLDRIAEVDGALNAFLATDAEVSLAAARDIDARRAAGESLGELAGVPLAIKDVLVTTDMPATSGSKILEGYRSPFDATAVARARAAGLVSIGKTNMDEFAMGSSTENSAYGPTLNPWKLGNVPGGSGGGSAVAVSAFEAPLALGSDTGGSIRQPAALTGSVGVKPTYGGVSRYGAIALASSLDQIGPCARTVLDTALLHDVIAGHDRHDSTSLDFSWPSMARAARDGADPASLRGLRVGVVKQLMIDGVQPGVQTRFEQALELLTAQGAEIVEIDAPHFEYAVAAYYLILPAEASSNLAKYDSVRFGLRVSPQGGGTVESVMSETRAAGFGAEVKRRIILGTYALSAGYYDAYYGSAQQVRTLIQRDFAAAFERVDVIASPTAPTTAWALGAHSGDPMRDYLNDATTIPANLAGIPGISLPIGTASEDGLPVGLQLMAPAFEDARLYRAGSAIEQLIAERDDAPFWAQAPELDAALLATAPTGKAAN; translated from the coding sequence ATGAGCGATCTGACCCGCCTGACCGCCGCCGACCTCGCCGCACGCCTCGCCTCGGGGGAGGTCTCCTCCGAGGAGGCGACGCGCGCGCACCTCGACCGCATCGCCGAGGTCGACGGTGCGCTCAACGCCTTCCTCGCGACCGACGCCGAGGTGTCCCTCGCCGCGGCCCGCGACATCGACGCCCGGCGAGCTGCGGGCGAATCGCTCGGCGAACTCGCCGGCGTGCCGCTCGCGATCAAGGACGTGCTCGTCACGACCGACATGCCCGCCACGTCGGGCTCCAAGATTCTCGAGGGCTACCGATCGCCGTTCGACGCGACCGCCGTCGCCCGCGCACGAGCCGCCGGCCTCGTGTCGATCGGCAAGACGAACATGGACGAGTTCGCCATGGGGTCGTCCACGGAGAACTCCGCCTACGGCCCGACGCTCAACCCCTGGAAGCTCGGGAACGTGCCGGGCGGCTCGGGCGGCGGATCGGCCGTGGCCGTGAGCGCGTTCGAAGCTCCGCTGGCGCTCGGCTCCGATACCGGCGGCTCGATCCGTCAGCCCGCAGCGCTGACGGGCTCCGTCGGCGTCAAGCCGACGTACGGTGGCGTGAGCCGCTACGGCGCCATCGCGCTCGCCTCCTCGCTCGACCAGATCGGCCCCTGCGCCCGCACCGTACTCGACACGGCGCTGCTCCACGACGTCATCGCGGGGCACGATCGGCACGATTCCACGTCGCTCGACTTCTCCTGGCCGTCGATGGCCCGCGCGGCGCGCGACGGCGCCGACCCGGCGTCGCTGCGCGGTCTGCGCGTCGGCGTGGTCAAGCAGCTCATGATCGACGGGGTGCAGCCCGGGGTGCAGACCCGCTTCGAGCAGGCCCTCGAACTGCTCACGGCCCAGGGCGCGGAGATCGTCGAGATCGACGCCCCCCACTTCGAGTACGCGGTGGCGGCCTACTACCTCATCCTCCCCGCGGAGGCGTCGAGCAACCTCGCGAAGTACGACTCCGTGCGCTTCGGTCTGCGCGTCTCCCCGCAGGGCGGCGGCACCGTCGAGAGCGTGATGAGCGAGACGCGTGCGGCAGGTTTCGGCGCCGAGGTGAAGCGACGCATCATCCTGGGAACCTACGCGCTCTCCGCCGGCTACTACGACGCGTACTACGGCAGCGCGCAGCAGGTCCGCACCCTGATCCAGCGCGACTTCGCGGCGGCGTTCGAGCGCGTCGACGTCATCGCGTCGCCGACGGCGCCGACGACGGCATGGGCCCTCGGCGCGCACAGCGGAGACCCGATGCGCGACTACCTGAACGACGCCACCACCATTCCCGCGAATCTCGCCGGCATCCCCGGGATCAGCCTGCCGATCGGCACGGCGAGCGAAGACGGGCTGCCGGTCGGGCTGCAGCTCATGGCTCCGGCATTCGAAGACGCGCGGTTGTACCGCGCCGGGAGCGCGATCGAGCAGCTGATCGCCGAACGCGACGATGCTCCCTTCTGGGCGCAGGCCCCCGAACTCGACGCGGCGCTCCTTGCGACGGCCCCGACCGGAAAGGCGGCGAACTGA
- the mnmA gene encoding tRNA 2-thiouridine(34) synthase MnmA, with translation MKILAAMSGGVDSAVAAARAVEAGHDVVGVHLALSRMPGTIRTGSRGCCTIEDAMDARRAANLLGIPFYVWDLSERFKEDVVDDFIAEYAAGRTPNPCMRCNEKIKFAALLDKATALGFDAVATGHYATLMPGPNGPELHRASAWAKDQSYVLGVLTDRQLAHCYFPLGDTPSKQLIRAEAAERGLQVAQKPDSHDICFIPDGDTRGWLSGHVDRSPGDILDESGAVVGSHDGAHGYTVGQRRGLQLGRPAADGKPRYVLSIRPVSNQVVVGPKEQLEISRIAGGRYSWAGEPGFDPAEPFACDVQIRAHADPVPALARLEPIHDDERTESHRADATHEVVVDIDLEHAEPLVGVAPGQTAVLYVGTRVLGQFTIDRAVPLEAAATRS, from the coding sequence GTGAAGATTTTGGCAGCGATGAGCGGCGGCGTCGATTCGGCCGTCGCCGCCGCTCGCGCCGTCGAGGCGGGCCACGACGTCGTCGGAGTGCACCTGGCGCTGAGCCGGATGCCGGGCACGATACGCACCGGGTCGCGCGGGTGCTGCACCATCGAGGACGCGATGGACGCCCGTCGCGCGGCGAACCTGCTCGGCATCCCCTTCTACGTGTGGGATCTGAGCGAGCGGTTCAAGGAGGACGTGGTCGACGACTTCATCGCCGAGTACGCCGCGGGCCGAACCCCGAACCCGTGCATGCGCTGCAACGAGAAGATCAAGTTCGCCGCACTGCTCGACAAGGCCACGGCGCTCGGGTTCGACGCCGTCGCGACGGGCCATTACGCCACGCTCATGCCCGGCCCGAACGGCCCGGAGCTGCATCGTGCGAGCGCATGGGCGAAGGATCAGTCGTACGTGCTCGGGGTGCTGACCGATCGGCAGCTCGCGCACTGCTACTTCCCGCTGGGAGACACGCCGTCGAAGCAGCTCATCCGAGCGGAGGCGGCCGAGCGCGGCCTGCAGGTGGCGCAGAAGCCCGACAGCCACGACATCTGCTTCATCCCCGACGGGGACACGCGCGGCTGGCTCTCGGGTCATGTCGACCGCTCCCCGGGGGACATCCTCGACGAGTCCGGCGCGGTCGTCGGGAGCCACGACGGCGCGCACGGCTACACGGTGGGCCAGCGCCGCGGGCTGCAGCTCGGCCGCCCCGCCGCCGACGGGAAGCCGCGGTACGTGCTGTCGATCCGTCCGGTCTCGAACCAGGTCGTCGTCGGGCCGAAGGAGCAGCTCGAGATCTCGCGGATCGCGGGCGGACGGTACAGCTGGGCGGGCGAGCCCGGGTTCGATCCGGCGGAGCCGTTCGCCTGCGACGTGCAGATCCGCGCGCATGCCGACCCGGTTCCCGCTCTGGCGCGGCTCGAGCCCATCCACGACGACGAGCGCACCGAGTCGCATCGCGCGGATGCCACGCACGAGGTGGTCGTCGACATCGATCTGGAGCACGCGGAGCCGCTGGTCGGGGTCGCCCCCGGGCAGACCGCGGTGCTCTACGTCGGCACGCGCGTGCTGGGGCAGTTCACCATCGATCGCGCAGTGCCGCTCGAGGCGGCCGCAACCCGCTCCTGA
- the glpK gene encoding glycerol kinase GlpK, producing MSEYIIAIDQGTTSSRAIIFDRSGSIISVGQKEHEQIMPQAGWVEHDALEIWRNVQEVIGIALGRADLTRHDISAIGITNQRETAVVWNRKTGKPVYNAIVWQDTRTQDIVDRLAADGGTDRFKDIVGLPLATYFSGTKVAWILENVEGAREAADAGDLLFGTTDSWVIWNLTGGSEQGVHVTDVTNASRTLFMDLQTLEWRDDILEAFGVPRSMLPEIKSSSEIYGTAEDSSLLRETPIAGILGDQQAATFGQAAFTAGESKNTYGTGCFLIFNTGEEIIHSKNGLLTTVGYKLGDGPTHYALEGSIAVTGSLIQWLRDQLGIISDAPEVEQLADSVPDNGGVYIVPAFSGLYAPYWRPDARGAIVGLTRYANKGHLSRAALEAVAYQTRDVLDAVNADAGVDLTELKVDGGMVANDMLMQFQADILGVPVVRPVVAETTALGAAYAAGLAVGFWSGLDDLSANWQEDRRWEPKLDSAEQERLLRQWRKAVTKSMDWVDEDVR from the coding sequence ATGTCCGAATACATCATCGCGATCGACCAGGGCACGACCTCGAGCAGGGCGATCATCTTCGACCGGAGCGGCAGCATCATCTCCGTCGGCCAGAAGGAGCACGAGCAGATCATGCCGCAGGCCGGCTGGGTCGAGCACGACGCCCTCGAGATCTGGCGCAACGTGCAGGAGGTCATCGGCATCGCGCTCGGACGCGCCGACCTGACGCGGCACGACATCTCCGCGATCGGGATCACCAACCAGCGCGAGACGGCAGTGGTCTGGAACCGCAAGACGGGCAAGCCGGTCTACAACGCGATCGTCTGGCAGGACACGCGCACGCAGGACATCGTCGACCGCCTCGCGGCCGACGGCGGAACCGACCGGTTCAAGGACATCGTGGGGCTGCCCCTCGCGACCTACTTCTCGGGCACGAAGGTCGCCTGGATCCTCGAGAACGTCGAGGGCGCGCGCGAGGCCGCGGACGCGGGCGATCTGCTCTTCGGCACCACCGACAGCTGGGTCATCTGGAACCTCACTGGCGGCTCGGAGCAGGGCGTGCACGTCACCGACGTCACGAACGCGTCGCGCACGCTGTTCATGGATCTGCAGACGCTCGAATGGCGCGACGACATCCTCGAGGCGTTCGGCGTGCCGCGCTCGATGCTGCCCGAGATCAAGTCGTCCTCCGAGATCTACGGCACCGCCGAGGATTCGTCGCTGCTGCGGGAGACGCCGATCGCAGGCATCCTCGGCGACCAGCAGGCCGCGACGTTCGGCCAGGCGGCCTTCACCGCCGGCGAGTCGAAGAACACCTACGGCACCGGCTGCTTCCTGATCTTCAACACGGGCGAGGAGATCATCCACTCGAAGAACGGTCTGCTGACGACCGTCGGATACAAGCTCGGCGACGGTCCGACGCACTACGCGCTCGAGGGATCCATCGCGGTGACGGGCTCCCTCATCCAGTGGCTGCGGGATCAGCTCGGGATCATCTCGGACGCCCCCGAGGTCGAGCAGCTCGCCGACAGCGTGCCCGACAACGGCGGCGTCTACATCGTGCCGGCGTTCTCGGGGCTGTACGCGCCGTACTGGCGCCCTGACGCCCGCGGCGCGATCGTGGGGCTCACCCGGTACGCGAACAAGGGCCACCTGTCGCGCGCGGCGCTGGAGGCCGTCGCGTACCAGACGCGCGACGTGCTCGACGCTGTCAACGCGGATGCGGGCGTCGACCTGACGGAGCTGAAGGTCGACGGCGGCATGGTCGCGAACGACATGCTCATGCAGTTCCAGGCCGACATCCTCGGGGTGCCCGTGGTGCGACCGGTGGTGGCGGAGACGACGGCGCTCGGAGCGGCCTACGCGGCCGGTCTCGCGGTCGGCTTCTGGTCGGGTCTCGACGATCTCTCCGCGAACTGGCAGGAGGACCGCCGGTGGGAGCCGAAGCTCGACTCGGCGGAGCAGGAGCGTCTGCTGCGTCAGTGGCGCAAGGCGGTCACCAAGTCGATGGACTGGGTGGACGAGGACGTGCGCTGA
- the ligA gene encoding NAD-dependent DNA ligase LigA — MSTNAQQIPEDFDAAREESERLAEQIERLRVAYYSEAASLVSDAEYDEMFHRLEAIERAFPELASQDSPTREVGAAVVSAGFPEHEHAERMLSLDNVFSVEEFRDWAAKTAAAAGRPVRWLSELKIDGLAISLAYRDGVLETATTRGDGRVGEDITENVDLIPVIPRTLSGSGFPAFFEARGEVFLTGENFVALNERQHELQQAFAAEQLGKGRAAEQIPVRYPEFANARNTAAGSLRQRAEKKTESELALMRDRLGRLSLYVHGIGAWPDPAIENQSEVYELLAGWGLPVSPHSRVFDAVDEVVHFIEDRGEHRHDVEHEIDGIVVKVDELSLHGELGETSRAPRWAIAYKYPPEEVHTRLLDIRVGVGRTGRATPYAVMEPVKVAGSTVRQATLHNQQVVQAKGVRIGDTVVLRKAGDVIPEVLGAVVELRDGDEREWQMPDTCPGCGTTLRPMKEGDIDLRCPNARDCPAQVRGRVEHIGSRGALDIEVLGEITAAALTQPETPSVPPLETEAGLFDLTLEQIVPIVVIVRDSETGEQRIDETTGDFVRRAPFQRVTLEYPPAAAGLSPAERRKAGLRKDHRVVHPSRDAETFLAELEKAKTKPLWRLLVALNIRHVGPVAARALADWFGSLDAIRAASQEALAEVDGVGSIIAESLTAWFEVDWHREIVERWTAAGVQWSTPGHPGPGAASAEGVLSGLTVVATGSLDGFTREGATEAIIAAGGKAASSVSKKTDFVAAGPGAGSKLAKAEELGIPVLDAAQFALLVTEGPQAVTDGARSSTDDE; from the coding sequence GTGAGCACGAACGCGCAGCAGATCCCCGAAGATTTCGACGCCGCCCGCGAGGAGTCGGAACGCCTCGCCGAGCAGATCGAACGCCTGCGCGTGGCCTACTACTCCGAGGCCGCGAGCCTCGTCTCCGACGCCGAGTACGACGAGATGTTCCACCGGCTGGAGGCGATCGAGCGCGCGTTCCCCGAGCTCGCGAGCCAGGACAGCCCCACGCGCGAGGTGGGCGCCGCCGTCGTCTCGGCGGGGTTCCCCGAGCACGAGCACGCGGAGCGGATGCTCAGTCTCGACAACGTGTTCTCCGTCGAGGAGTTCCGCGACTGGGCGGCCAAGACGGCTGCCGCGGCGGGGCGCCCCGTGCGGTGGCTGTCCGAGTTGAAGATCGACGGCCTGGCGATCAGCCTGGCCTACCGCGACGGGGTGCTGGAGACGGCGACGACGCGGGGCGACGGGCGCGTGGGGGAGGACATCACGGAGAACGTGGATCTCATCCCGGTCATCCCGCGCACCCTCTCGGGCAGCGGATTCCCGGCGTTCTTCGAGGCGCGCGGCGAGGTCTTCCTGACCGGGGAGAACTTCGTCGCGCTCAACGAACGGCAGCACGAGTTGCAGCAGGCGTTCGCCGCCGAGCAGCTCGGGAAGGGGCGCGCCGCCGAGCAGATCCCGGTGCGGTATCCGGAGTTCGCGAACGCGCGGAACACGGCGGCGGGCAGCCTGCGGCAGCGGGCGGAGAAGAAGACGGAGTCGGAGCTCGCGCTGATGCGGGATCGACTCGGCCGCCTGTCGCTGTACGTGCACGGAATCGGCGCGTGGCCCGACCCCGCGATCGAGAATCAGTCGGAGGTGTACGAGCTGCTGGCCGGATGGGGGCTTCCGGTCTCGCCGCACTCGCGCGTCTTCGACGCCGTCGACGAGGTGGTGCACTTCATCGAGGACCGGGGCGAGCACCGCCACGATGTCGAGCACGAGATCGACGGCATCGTGGTGAAGGTCGACGAGCTCTCGCTGCACGGGGAGCTCGGCGAGACGAGTCGCGCTCCCCGGTGGGCGATCGCCTACAAGTACCCGCCGGAGGAGGTGCACACGCGGCTGCTCGACATCCGCGTCGGGGTGGGCCGCACCGGGCGCGCCACTCCCTACGCGGTGATGGAGCCGGTCAAGGTCGCGGGGTCGACGGTGCGCCAGGCGACGCTGCACAATCAGCAGGTCGTGCAGGCGAAGGGAGTGCGCATCGGCGACACCGTGGTGCTGCGCAAGGCCGGCGACGTGATCCCCGAGGTGCTCGGAGCGGTCGTCGAGCTGCGCGACGGCGATGAGCGGGAGTGGCAGATGCCCGACACCTGCCCGGGGTGCGGCACCACGCTGCGCCCGATGAAGGAGGGCGACATCGACCTGCGCTGCCCGAATGCGCGGGACTGCCCGGCGCAGGTGCGCGGCCGCGTCGAGCACATCGGCTCGCGCGGGGCGCTCGACATCGAGGTGCTCGGCGAGATCACGGCGGCGGCCCTGACGCAGCCCGAGACCCCGTCGGTGCCGCCGCTCGAAACGGAGGCGGGCCTCTTCGATCTCACGCTGGAGCAGATCGTGCCGATCGTCGTGATCGTGCGCGACAGCGAGACCGGCGAGCAGCGGATCGACGAGACGACGGGCGACTTCGTGCGACGCGCACCGTTCCAGCGCGTCACGCTCGAGTACCCGCCCGCCGCTGCGGGGCTCAGCCCCGCCGAGCGGCGCAAGGCGGGACTGCGCAAGGACCACCGCGTGGTGCACCCCTCGCGAGACGCCGAGACCTTCCTCGCCGAATTGGAGAAGGCGAAGACGAAGCCGCTGTGGCGGCTGCTGGTCGCGTTGAACATTCGGCACGTGGGCCCGGTCGCGGCGCGCGCGCTCGCCGACTGGTTCGGGTCGCTCGACGCGATCCGAGCGGCGTCGCAGGAGGCGCTCGCGGAGGTCGACGGTGTGGGGAGCATCATCGCCGAATCGCTGACGGCCTGGTTCGAGGTCGACTGGCACCGCGAGATCGTCGAGCGATGGACGGCCGCGGGGGTGCAGTGGTCGACGCCGGGGCATCCGGGGCCCGGCGCCGCGTCGGCCGAAGGGGTGCTCTCGGGCCTGACCGTCGTCGCGACGGGGTCGCTCGACGGCTTCACCCGGGAGGGCGCCACCGAGGCCATCATCGCCGCGGGGGGCAAGGCGGCGTCGAGCGTATCGAAGAAGACCGACTTCGTCGCAGCCGGACCAGGCGCCGGTTCGAAGCTCGCGAAGGCCGAAGAGCTCGGGATCCCCGTGCTCGATGCGGCTCAGTTCGCGCTCCTCGTCACGGAGGGGCCGCAGGCGGTCACGGACGGCGCACGTTCGTCCACAGATGACGAATAG
- a CDS encoding MIP/aquaporin family protein, with protein sequence MPDVNLGLYFLSEFVGTGLLILLGCGVVANVALAKTKGNGGGFLLVNWGWGLAVFVGVLGSAYSGAILNPAVGIGLAIAGKISVTQFLVATAAELLGAIVGAVLCWLAYRSHFDAEPDAAAKLGVFSTGPAIRTPFGNFITEVIGTFVLVFAVFAFADYGDIQVGVPGGLGPLTALPVALVVVSIGASLGGPTGYAINPARDLGPRIAHAILPIKGKGGSDWGYAWVPVVGPLVGGVIAALLAPLVLGLAAAA encoded by the coding sequence ATGCCAGATGTCAATCTCGGTCTCTACTTCCTCTCCGAGTTCGTCGGTACGGGTCTCCTCATCCTGCTGGGCTGCGGCGTGGTCGCCAACGTAGCCCTCGCGAAGACGAAGGGGAACGGCGGCGGCTTCCTGCTCGTCAACTGGGGATGGGGCCTCGCCGTCTTCGTCGGCGTGCTCGGCTCCGCCTACTCGGGCGCGATTCTGAACCCCGCCGTGGGCATCGGTCTCGCCATCGCCGGCAAGATCAGCGTGACCCAGTTCCTGGTCGCGACCGCGGCCGAACTGCTCGGAGCCATCGTCGGCGCCGTGCTCTGCTGGCTCGCCTACCGCTCGCACTTCGACGCCGAACCCGACGCCGCCGCGAAACTCGGCGTGTTCTCGACCGGCCCTGCGATCCGCACTCCCTTCGGCAACTTCATCACCGAGGTCATCGGCACCTTCGTTCTCGTCTTCGCCGTCTTCGCGTTCGCCGATTACGGCGACATCCAGGTCGGCGTGCCCGGAGGCCTCGGGCCCCTCACCGCGCTCCCCGTCGCGCTCGTCGTCGTGAGCATCGGCGCGTCCCTCGGCGGCCCCACCGGTTACGCGATCAACCCGGCCCGAGACCTCGGGCCCCGCATCGCGCACGCGATCCTCCCCATCAAGGGCAAGGGCGGCAGCGACTGGGGCTACGCGTGGGTGCCCGTCGTCGGCCCGCTCGTCGGCGGCGTGATCGCCGCCCTCCTCGCGCCCCTGGTGCTGGGACTCGCAGCGGCGGCCTGA